One stretch of Elephas maximus indicus isolate mEleMax1 chromosome 22, mEleMax1 primary haplotype, whole genome shotgun sequence DNA includes these proteins:
- the TOP3B gene encoding DNA topoisomerase 3-beta-1 — MKTVFMVAEKPSLAQSIAKILSRGSMSSHKGLNGACSVHEYTGTFTGQPVRFKMTSVCGHVMTLDFLGKYNKWDKVDPAELFSQAPTEKKEANPKLNMVKFLQVEGRGCDYIVLWLDCDKEGENICFEVLDAVLPVMNKAHSGEKTVFRARFSSITDTDICNAMARLGEPDHNEALSVDARQELDLRIGCAFTRFQTKYFQGKYGDLDSSLISFGPCQTPTLGFCVERHDKIQSFKPETYWVLQAKVNADKDRTLLLDWDRVRVFDREIAQMFLNITKMEKEAQVEATSRKEKAKQRPLALNTVEMLRVASSSLGMGPQHAMQTAERLYTQGYISYPRTETTHYPENFDLKGPLRQQANHPYWADTVKQLLAEGINRPRKGHDAGDHPPITPMKAATEAELGGDAWRLYEYITRHFIATVSHDCKYLQSTITFRIGPEHFTCSGKTVISPGFTEIMPWQSVPPEDNLPTCQRGDTFAISEMKMLEKQTNPPDYLTEAELITLMEKHGIGTDASIPVHINNICQRNYVTVESGRRLKPTNLGIVLVHGYYKIDAELVLPTIRSAVEKQLNLIAQGKADYRQVLGHTLDIFKRKFHYFVDSIAGMDELMEVSFSPLAATGKPLSRCGKCHRFMKYIQAKPSRLHCSHCDETYTLPQNGTIKLYKELRCPLDDFELVLWSSGSRGKSYPLCPYCYNHPPFRDMKKGMGCNECTHPTCQHSLSMLGVGQCVECESGVLVLDPTSGPKWKVACNRCNVVAHCFENAHRVRVAADTCGACEAALLDVDFNKAKSPLPGGETQHIGCVFCDPVFQELVELKHAAACHPMHRGGPGRRQGRGRARGRRPLGKPSSRRPKDKMSALAAYFV, encoded by the exons ATGAAGACAGTGTTCATGGTTGCAGAAAAGCCGTCCTTGGCCCAGTCCATTGCCAAGATCCTCTCTCGAG GGAGCATGTCTTCACACAAAGGGCTGAATGGAGCCTGCTCAGTCCACGAGTACACCGGGACCTTCACTGGCCAGCCAGTCCGCTTCAAGATGACATCTGTCTGTGGTCACGTGATGACCCTGGATTTCCTAG GAAAGTACAACAAGTGGGACAAAGTGGACCCTGCCGAGCTGTTCAGCCAAGCGCCTACGGAGAAGAAGGAAGCCAACCCCAAGTTGAACATGGTGAAGTTCCTGCAG GTGGAGGGCCGGGGCTGTGACTACATCGTGCTGTGGCTGGACTGTGATAAAGAGGGCGAGAACATCTGCTTTGAG GTCCTCGACGCAGTGCTGCCTGTCATGAATAAGGCCCACAGTGGTGAGAAGACAGTGTTCCGGGCCAGATTCAGCTCCATCACAGACACGGACATCTGCAATGCCATGGCCCGCCTGGGCGAGCCCGACCACAATGAGGCACTCTCGGTGGATGCCCGCCAGGAGCTGGACCTGCGCATCGGCTGCGCTTTTACCAG GTTCCAGACTAAATACTTCCAGGGGAAATACGGTGACTTAGAcagctctctcatctccttcGGCCCTTGTCAGACTCCTACCCTGGGGTTCTGCGTAGAGAGACACGATAAAATCCAGTCCTTCAAGCCGGAGACGTACTGGGTGCTGCAGGCCAAG GTGAATGCTGATAAAGACAGAACTCTCCTTCTAGACTGGGACCGAGTGCGAGTGTTCGACCGGGAGATTGCACAGATGTTTTTAAACATAACGAAGATGGAGAAAGAAGCCCAG GTGGAGGCCACCAGCAGGAAGGAGAAGGCCAAGCAGAGGCCCCTGGCTCTGAACACTGTGGAGATGCTCCGGGTGGCCAGCTCTTCTCTGG GCATGGGGCCACAGCACGCCATGCAGACCGCAGAGCGCCTCTACACACAGGGCTACATCAGCTACCCACGCACTGAGACCACCCACTACCCCGAGAACTTCGACCTGAAGGGCCCTTTGCGGCAGCAGGCCAACCACCCGTACTGGGCTGACACG GTGAAGCAGTTGTTGGCAGAGGGGATCAACCGCCCACGGAAAGGCCATGATGCTGGCGACCATCCCCCCATTACCCCTATGAAGGCGGCCACAGAGGCTGAATTAG GGGGTGACGCATGGCGGCTGTACGAGTATATCACGCGGCACTTCATCGCCACGGTGAGCCATGACTGCAAGTACCTGCAGAGCACCATCACCTTCCGCATTGGTCCCGAGCACTTCACCTGCTCTGGGAAGACCGTCATTTCACCAG GCTTCACAGAGATCATGCCCTGGCAGAGCGTGCCCCCGGAGGACAACCTGCCTACCTGCCAGCGGGGTGACACCTTTGCCATCAGTGAGATGAAGATGCTGGAGAAGCAGACGAACCCGCCCGACTACCTGACAGAGGCCGAGCTTATCACGCTCATGGAGAAGCACGGCATTG GGACGGACGCCAGCATCCCTGTGCACATCAATAACATCTGCCAGCGGAACTACGTCACTGTGGAGAGCGGGCGCCGGCTGAAGCCCACCAACCTCGGCATCGTCCTGGTGCACGGCTACTACAAGATCG ATGCAGAGCTGGTGCTCCCCACCATCCGCAGCGCCGTGGAGAAGCAGCTGAACCTGATTGCCCAGGGCAAGGCTGACTACCGCCAGGTGCTGGGGCACACCCTGGACATCTTCAAGAGGAAGTTCCACTACTTCGTCGACTCCATCGCCG GCATGGACGAGTTAATGGAAGTGTCATTTTCACCCCTGGCCGCCACAGGCAAGCCCCTCTCCCGCTGCGGGAAGTGCCACCGGTTCATGAAGTACATCCAG GCCAAGCCCAGCCGCCTGCACTGCTCACACTGCGATGAGACCTACACCCTCCCCCAGAACGGCACCATCAAACTCTATAAGGAGCTCCGGTGCCCGCTGGATGACTTCGAGCTGGTCCTGTGGTCGTCAGGCTCACGGGGCAAGAGCTACCCGCTGTGCCCCTACTGCTACAACCACCCGCCCTTCCGAGACATGAAGAAAG GTATGGGCTGCAACGAGTGCACACACCCCACCTGCCAACACTCGCTGAGCATGCTGGGTGTCGGGCAGTGTGTGGAATGTGAGAGTGGAGTGCTGGTACTGGACCCCACCTCAGGCCCCAAGTGGAAAGTGGCTTGCAACAGGTGCAATGTGGTGGCGCACTGCTTCGAGAATGCCCACCGCGTACGTGTGGCTGCTGACACCTGTGGGGCCTGTGAGGCCGCCCTGCTCGACGTGGACTTCAATAAGGCCAAGTCCCCACTGCCCGGCGGTGAGACGCAGCACATAGGTTGTGTCTTCTGCGACCCGGTCTTCCAGGAGCTGGTGGAGCTGAAGCATGCAGCGGCCTGCCATCCCATGCACCGTGGTGGCCCGGGCCGCAGGCAGGGCCGAGGGCGGGCCCGTGGCCGGAGGCCTTTGGGGAAGCCCAGCTCCCGGCGGCCAAAGGACAAGATGTCAGCGCTGGCTGCCTACTTCGTGTGA